The following are from one region of the Thermosinus carboxydivorans Nor1 genome:
- a CDS encoding tetratricopeptide repeat protein gives MKIKKLLFALTSLIIAAEHKAGEAAPAEPGTVQPPLSKAEAIVVEKTASPDNVVKAVKVKKAETTEQTRRQLDYLNRLFQDGQYERTVEEVAKLWPEPATRPAQAAKLLAESYARLGKNAQAQAEYQAIVGKQPDDLEAQVGLAYTLVYGGQVWEGLQLYDKVLSLKQEKYADIALEDAVALLAQGNVIGGRALFEKIINYYPSRSDYQTRYVQALAMFKWEKPATANWQKLRAEGGQTQLRKVHEQAVALARQGNYDEAITLLDWLKKQEPNDLSIAFDYITILAWAGHNEAAIKNYEALWTQDIPDYVRIYISDAYRRTGNLEQAMAAIQPVADQGDRKAKVRLAELWLEKGDKAKSYELYDELLKENKQDIQAYLSRADSSMRRQEYSQAAADYKMALRLIPDDEANSALRRRIAGELAAAFINLDQPAQAIVALKPYIANRTATKNMEGNYILALRNSRQARLAVYTAGLLWPKLADAPIFGLQALADCYIELKDYEQAIAIYRHLAVRSPDDGNYQFLAAFYLLLSGKIWEGLAVYDELLAIYPDKATVAINQASSLIATGHLVPGRALFELIVKKYPGKAVYRQQYAEALAGSGLHLAAYQQYYALAQTPDGEAAGLTGMLKTALAVNDYQKARQAYEALAGRYGKSKAVAAIMTQYDQRRLGQLDVRYIYNTSYKQLSSRQWQIYGEQNGGDNYWLMADSRRYWLNDWGANERQILDSNNIGIGYIGGKNEYTLWYGQTNAQTTFATWSARIAHTVHDRLKLSLAAYRSPVLDVQALSPLNGGPVMVDGYSLSATYQANAKDTYTLTLNRELYTDENQAFGFSLAQTKNLFSRGNMSLARFLTWSRSWYSKQDLVYESPSLREAAALGWDLIINRPNGYWYGRLALNWDRDYPDPLALNPYLRLERAFNFGPDRLLLLGTEYGARTGDALGRGSSRFGYRQFDLLYRMIW, from the coding sequence ATGAAAATTAAAAAGCTATTGTTTGCGTTAACTTCATTAATTATTGCTGCCGAACACAAAGCCGGTGAAGCGGCGCCGGCAGAGCCCGGTACTGTTCAGCCTCCCTTAAGTAAAGCCGAAGCAATTGTAGTGGAAAAGACGGCCAGCCCTGACAATGTTGTCAAGGCGGTTAAAGTCAAAAAAGCGGAAACCACTGAGCAAACAAGACGGCAGCTGGACTATTTAAACCGGCTTTTCCAAGACGGGCAATATGAGCGCACCGTCGAAGAGGTTGCCAAGCTTTGGCCTGAACCAGCTACGCGGCCGGCGCAGGCCGCCAAGCTGCTGGCGGAAAGTTATGCCAGGCTGGGGAAAAACGCGCAAGCCCAGGCTGAGTATCAAGCAATTGTTGGCAAGCAGCCTGACGATTTAGAGGCCCAGGTTGGCTTGGCGTATACGCTTGTTTACGGCGGGCAGGTATGGGAAGGATTGCAGCTATATGATAAGGTGCTAAGTCTTAAACAGGAAAAATACGCTGATATTGCACTCGAAGATGCTGTCGCGCTATTGGCCCAGGGCAACGTCATTGGGGGGCGGGCATTATTTGAAAAAATAATCAACTATTATCCCAGCCGGTCTGATTACCAAACGCGCTATGTTCAAGCGCTGGCAATGTTTAAATGGGAAAAGCCGGCAACGGCAAACTGGCAAAAGCTGCGGGCCGAAGGTGGCCAAACCCAGCTGCGAAAGGTGCATGAGCAAGCAGTGGCGCTTGCCAGGCAGGGAAACTATGATGAGGCCATCACGCTGTTAGACTGGCTGAAAAAACAAGAACCCAATGACTTAAGCATTGCTTTTGATTATATAACTATTTTAGCCTGGGCCGGTCATAACGAAGCGGCGATCAAAAACTATGAAGCGCTGTGGACCCAAGACATTCCCGACTATGTTCGCATTTATATCAGCGACGCGTACCGCCGGACAGGCAATCTTGAGCAGGCCATGGCTGCTATTCAGCCAGTGGCGGACCAAGGTGACCGTAAGGCGAAAGTGCGGCTAGCCGAGCTGTGGCTGGAAAAAGGCGACAAGGCTAAAAGCTATGAGCTTTATGATGAGCTTTTAAAGGAAAACAAGCAAGATATTCAAGCTTACTTAAGCCGGGCGGACAGCTCAATGCGTCGCCAGGAATACTCTCAGGCGGCGGCTGATTATAAGATGGCGCTGCGCCTAATCCCTGACGATGAGGCGAATAGCGCCTTGCGGCGCCGCATTGCTGGCGAGCTGGCAGCCGCGTTTATCAATCTTGATCAGCCGGCGCAGGCGATAGTAGCTTTGAAGCCATATATTGCCAACCGGACGGCTACGAAAAACATGGAAGGCAATTATATTTTGGCATTGCGTAACAGCCGCCAGGCCCGCCTGGCTGTCTATACGGCCGGATTATTGTGGCCCAAGCTGGCTGACGCCCCTATTTTTGGTTTGCAAGCCTTAGCCGATTGCTATATTGAGCTAAAAGACTATGAACAAGCGATTGCCATCTATCGGCACTTGGCCGTACGCAGCCCTGACGACGGAAACTATCAGTTTTTAGCGGCCTTTTACCTTTTACTATCAGGGAAAATTTGGGAGGGATTAGCCGTATATGATGAGCTTTTGGCAATATATCCGGATAAAGCCACCGTTGCCATTAACCAGGCTAGTTCCCTTATCGCTACCGGACACTTGGTACCTGGAAGAGCGTTATTTGAGCTGATTGTTAAAAAGTATCCCGGCAAGGCCGTTTACCGGCAGCAGTACGCCGAGGCGTTAGCCGGCAGCGGACTACACCTGGCGGCTTACCAGCAGTATTACGCGCTGGCGCAAACACCTGACGGCGAAGCGGCTGGCCTGACCGGAATGCTGAAAACGGCGCTGGCCGTCAATGATTATCAAAAGGCGCGGCAGGCTTATGAGGCGCTGGCCGGGCGGTATGGCAAGAGCAAAGCCGTAGCGGCCATTATGACTCAGTACGACCAGCGGCGGCTTGGGCAGCTTGACGTGCGCTATATTTATAACACGAGTTATAAACAGCTCAGCTCGCGGCAATGGCAAATTTATGGCGAACAAAATGGAGGCGACAATTATTGGCTGATGGCTGACAGCCGCCGCTATTGGCTAAATGACTGGGGCGCAAACGAACGGCAAATTTTAGATAGTAATAATATTGGGATTGGCTATATCGGCGGGAAAAATGAATATACTTTATGGTACGGACAAACAAATGCTCAAACAACTTTTGCGACCTGGAGCGCGCGGATAGCCCATACCGTACACGACCGGCTGAAGCTGAGCTTGGCCGCTTACCGGTCGCCGGTGCTGGATGTCCAGGCCTTAAGCCCGCTAAACGGCGGGCCGGTCATGGTCGACGGCTATAGCCTGAGCGCAACCTATCAGGCAAATGCCAAGGATACCTATACCTTGACGCTTAACCGCGAGCTTTACACCGATGAAAACCAAGCCTTCGGGTTTTCCCTGGCGCAAACCAAAAACTTGTTCAGCCGTGGGAACATGTCGCTCGCGCGGTTTTTAACGTGGAGCAGGTCATGGTATAGCAAGCAAGACTTGGTTTACGAAAGCCCTTCGCTGCGCGAAGCGGCTGCCCTGGGCTGGGACTTAATCATTAACCGCCCCAATGGTTATTGGTACGGGCGGCTGGCCTTAAATTGGGACAGGGACTATCCCGATCCTTTAGCGCTAAACCCCTACCTGCGTCTTGAAAGAGCGTTTAATTTTGGCCCTGACCGGCTATTGCTGCTTGGAACTGAATATGGGGCGAGAACCGGTGATGCTCTTGGCCGGGGCAGTAGCCGGTTCGGCTATCGCCAGTTCGACCTTTTGTATCGCATGATATGGTAA
- the galE gene encoding UDP-glucose 4-epimerase GalE, which translates to MKLLVTGGAGYIGSHTVHELVRAGHTVTVFDNLSKGHRAAVPAGVPLIVGDLRDQDLLTKTLREHQIEGVVHFAADSLVGESMQQPAKYYHNNVVATLALLDAMREGGVGKIVFSSTAAVYGEPAEWPITEDMPTRPTNVYGRTKLVIEGMLADFAMAYGLRFVSLRYFNAAGALEGGAIGEDHTPETHLVPLILKTALGQRPAVEIYGTDYPTPDGTCIRDYIHVTDLAVAHVLASEHLAAGGESKIYNLGSETGFSVREVIERAKAITGVDFPVRQAPRRAGDPAVLVASSARIRRELGWQPVLSDLDTIIASAWQWHKSHPQGYADEK; encoded by the coding sequence ATGAAGCTGTTAGTAACCGGCGGCGCCGGGTATATTGGGAGCCATACGGTGCATGAACTTGTCCGGGCCGGCCATACGGTGACGGTGTTTGATAACCTTTCGAAAGGCCATCGTGCTGCCGTGCCGGCCGGGGTGCCGCTGATCGTCGGCGACCTGCGCGACCAGGACCTGCTTACCAAAACGCTGCGCGAGCACCAAATCGAAGGCGTCGTCCATTTTGCCGCGGATAGCTTAGTGGGCGAGTCCATGCAGCAGCCGGCGAAATATTATCATAACAATGTCGTGGCCACGTTGGCGCTCCTAGACGCCATGCGGGAGGGCGGCGTGGGCAAAATCGTTTTCTCCTCGACCGCCGCCGTGTACGGCGAGCCGGCCGAGTGGCCGATCACGGAAGATATGCCGACCCGGCCGACCAACGTATACGGCCGGACCAAGCTGGTCATCGAAGGCATGCTGGCCGATTTTGCCATGGCGTATGGCCTGCGGTTCGTATCGCTCCGCTACTTTAACGCCGCCGGGGCGCTGGAGGGCGGCGCGATCGGCGAGGACCACACGCCGGAAACCCATCTCGTGCCCCTCATACTAAAAACGGCGCTGGGGCAGCGGCCGGCCGTTGAGATTTACGGTACTGATTACCCTACGCCGGACGGCACCTGCATCCGCGACTATATCCACGTCACCGACCTGGCGGTGGCCCACGTCCTGGCCAGCGAGCATCTGGCGGCCGGCGGAGAGTCAAAAATCTACAACCTGGGATCAGAGACGGGTTTTAGCGTGCGCGAAGTGATCGAGCGGGCCAAGGCCATCACCGGCGTGGACTTTCCGGTGCGCCAGGCGCCGCGCCGCGCCGGCGACCCAGCCGTGCTGGTGGCGTCCTCGGCGCGCATTCGCCGCGAACTGGGCTGGCAGCCTGTCCTTAGCGACCTGGACACCATCATCGCCAGCGCCTGGCAGTGGCATAAGAGTCACCCGCAAGGATATGCTGATGAAAAATAG
- the galU gene encoding UTP--glucose-1-phosphate uridylyltransferase GalU: protein MQTKQRIKKAVIPAAGLGTRFLPATKAQPKEMLPIVDKPAIQYIIEEAIASGIEEILIITGRNKRAIEDHFDRAIELEMTLKAQGKYDLLGLVEELANVTIHYVRQKEARGLGHAVLCAKQFVGQEPFAVLLGDDIIDAPVPCLKQLIDVYEDCPGTVVGVQEVPANRVSSYGIVKPIPVKENLWRAVDLVEKPKVEEAPSRLAVLGRYIIEPEIFAILEKTEPGRGGEIQLTDALRRLAAMRPVYAFNFAGRRYDIGDKQGYLEATVEFALKRPDLRDKFLRYLIKTVGPIIASEEAAASEAPGKGEGES from the coding sequence ATGCAAACAAAACAAAGGATCAAAAAAGCCGTCATTCCGGCCGCGGGGCTGGGGACGCGGTTTTTACCGGCCACCAAGGCGCAGCCCAAAGAGATGCTGCCCATCGTCGACAAGCCGGCGATCCAATATATCATCGAAGAGGCGATTGCCTCCGGCATCGAGGAAATCCTCATCATCACCGGCCGCAACAAACGGGCCATCGAGGACCATTTCGACCGGGCGATCGAGCTGGAAATGACGCTCAAAGCCCAGGGGAAATACGACCTCCTCGGCCTGGTTGAAGAACTGGCCAATGTCACCATCCATTACGTGCGGCAAAAAGAAGCCAGGGGGCTGGGGCACGCCGTACTGTGCGCCAAGCAGTTCGTGGGCCAAGAGCCGTTTGCCGTGCTCCTCGGCGACGATATTATCGACGCGCCGGTGCCCTGCCTGAAGCAGCTAATTGATGTCTACGAAGATTGCCCCGGCACGGTCGTCGGCGTGCAGGAAGTGCCGGCCAACCGCGTCTCGAGCTACGGCATCGTCAAGCCAATCCCGGTGAAGGAAAACTTGTGGCGGGCCGTCGACCTGGTCGAGAAGCCGAAAGTGGAAGAAGCTCCCTCCCGGCTGGCCGTGCTGGGCCGCTATATCATTGAACCCGAGATTTTCGCCATCCTGGAAAAGACCGAACCGGGGCGCGGCGGTGAGATCCAGCTGACCGACGCCCTGCGCCGCTTGGCGGCAATGAGGCCGGTCTACGCCTTCAACTTCGCCGGCCGCCGCTACGACATCGGCGACAAGCAGGGTTATCTGGAGGCGACCGTCGAGTTTGCCCTCAAGCGGCCCGACCTCAGAGACAAGTTTTTGCGCTACCTCATCAAGACGGTTGGTCCGATCATCGCGAGCGAAGAAGCGGCGGCGAGCGAAGCGCCGGGCAAAGGAGAAGGAGAAAGCTAA
- a CDS encoding phosphohexomutase domain-containing protein produces the protein MEITTAAFKAYDIRGRVPAELNEELAYRIGRAFVEQFGARQVVVGRDVRLSGPMLRDALVRGLTDGGCSVVDIGVCGTEMVYFATAHLKVDGGIMITASHNPQDYNGMKLVREGARPISGDSGLKELAARVGAGQFAPPADVRGTVTAHDILPAYVEHLLTYIDRSALKPLKVVVNAGNGCAGPIIDALEKHLPFEFIKVNHEPDGTFPNGIPNPLLVENRAATADVVRRTGADVGIAWDGDFDRCFLFDEKGEFIEGYYLVGFLAQAMLKRYPGAKIIHDPRLTWNTIELVRAAGGIPVMTKTGHAFMKERLRAEDAVYGGEMSAHHYFKDFAYCDSGMIPWLLVLEIMCRDGRPLSELMAERMACYPVSGEINREVADGAAVVRALEAKYAPGALVVDHTDGLSVEYANWRFNVRMSNTEPLLRLNVETRCDRELLAEKTEELLAFIDGIKF, from the coding sequence ATGGAAATCACGACAGCAGCATTTAAAGCATATGATATCCGGGGGCGGGTACCGGCCGAGCTCAACGAGGAGCTGGCTTACCGCATCGGCCGGGCGTTTGTCGAACAATTCGGTGCCCGCCAAGTGGTCGTCGGCCGCGACGTGCGGCTGTCCGGACCGATGCTTCGTGATGCGCTGGTGCGCGGCCTTACCGACGGCGGCTGTAGCGTCGTCGACATTGGCGTGTGCGGCACCGAGATGGTCTACTTCGCCACCGCCCACCTCAAGGTGGACGGTGGCATCATGATCACCGCCAGCCACAATCCCCAGGACTACAACGGCATGAAGCTGGTGCGCGAAGGCGCCCGCCCCATCAGCGGTGACAGCGGGCTCAAAGAACTGGCCGCCCGCGTCGGCGCGGGCCAATTCGCGCCGCCGGCCGACGTGCGCGGCACGGTCACGGCCCATGACATTCTGCCCGCGTACGTCGAGCACCTGCTCACATATATCGACCGTAGCGCCTTAAAGCCGCTCAAAGTAGTGGTCAACGCTGGCAACGGCTGTGCCGGCCCCATCATCGACGCACTGGAAAAGCACTTGCCGTTTGAGTTTATCAAGGTCAACCACGAGCCGGACGGTACTTTCCCCAACGGCATTCCTAATCCGCTGCTGGTGGAAAACCGGGCGGCCACCGCCGACGTCGTCCGGCGGACGGGCGCCGACGTAGGCATTGCCTGGGACGGCGACTTTGATCGCTGCTTCTTGTTCGACGAGAAAGGCGAGTTCATCGAGGGCTATTATCTTGTCGGCTTTTTGGCCCAGGCCATGCTTAAGCGCTATCCCGGGGCCAAAATTATCCACGACCCGCGCCTTACCTGGAACACGATCGAGCTTGTCCGCGCCGCCGGCGGCATCCCGGTGATGACCAAGACCGGTCACGCCTTCATGAAAGAGCGGCTGCGGGCTGAAGACGCCGTCTACGGCGGCGAGATGTCGGCCCACCACTACTTCAAGGACTTTGCCTACTGCGACAGCGGCATGATTCCTTGGCTGCTGGTGCTGGAGATCATGTGCCGGGATGGGCGGCCGCTATCAGAGCTGATGGCTGAGCGTATGGCCTGCTACCCGGTAAGCGGCGAGATCAACCGGGAAGTGGCTGACGGGGCCGCGGTGGTGCGGGCACTGGAAGCCAAATACGCGCCAGGCGCGCTCGTCGTCGACCATACCGACGGCCTGAGCGTCGAGTACGCGAATTGGCGGTTCAACGTGCGTATGTCCAACACCGAACCGCTCCTTCGGCTCAACGTCGAAACCCGCTGCGACCGTGAACTGCTCGCGGAAAAGACGGAGGAACTCTTGGCGTTTATTGATGGGATTAAATTTTAA
- a CDS encoding mannose-1-phosphate guanylyltransferase/mannose-6-phosphate isomerase — MKVIILAGGGGTRLFPLSRAGFPKQFLKLDGGMSLLALTVKRFLAVARPADIVVVTNKDYVHHVRSELAAAGASDAHVVLEPAARNTAPAIALAARYCADELGAQPDEVLFVTPSDHIVRPVEIFGRSVRQAAELAAAGRIVTFGVKPDKPETGYGYIQAGAKLGAGFVVDSFKEKPDKATAEKYLAAGNYYWNSGMFAFTVGCLMDELKACQPDVYELAARPFGEVLAHFADMPDISIDYAVAEKSKKVAVIPFTGYWNDIGSWDAIYEVLDKDADGNAVKGDCLALDCASSLLMGHSRLIAGIGLEDVLVVETDDVILVAKKGESQKVKDLVAELKARGRREAQEHTTVYRPWGSYTVLGEGPGYKLKKIVVNPGHRLSLQMHYHRSEHWIVIGGTAKVTIGDTEQMVHENESVFVPQSTKHRLENPGRIPLELIEVQNGKYLEEDDIVRFEDIYGRM; from the coding sequence ATGAAGGTCATCATCTTGGCAGGCGGCGGGGGAACGCGTCTGTTTCCTTTGTCTCGTGCCGGTTTCCCCAAGCAGTTTTTGAAACTGGACGGCGGCATGTCGCTGCTGGCGCTGACGGTCAAACGGTTTTTGGCGGTGGCCAGGCCGGCCGACATCGTAGTCGTGACTAATAAAGACTATGTCCATCATGTTAGGTCTGAGCTGGCGGCCGCTGGTGCATCAGACGCCCATGTCGTCCTGGAACCGGCGGCACGCAACACGGCGCCGGCGATCGCCCTGGCGGCGCGGTATTGTGCGGACGAGCTGGGGGCGCAGCCGGACGAGGTGCTGTTTGTCACGCCGTCCGACCACATTGTCCGGCCGGTCGAAATCTTTGGCCGGAGCGTCCGGCAGGCGGCCGAGCTGGCGGCGGCCGGGCGCATCGTGACGTTCGGCGTAAAGCCGGACAAGCCGGAAACAGGCTATGGCTACATCCAGGCCGGAGCCAAGCTCGGCGCAGGGTTTGTAGTAGACTCGTTCAAGGAAAAACCGGATAAAGCCACGGCGGAAAAGTATCTGGCCGCAGGCAACTACTACTGGAACTCCGGCATGTTCGCCTTTACCGTCGGCTGTCTAATGGACGAGCTGAAGGCCTGTCAGCCGGATGTATACGAGCTGGCGGCGCGCCCGTTTGGCGAGGTGTTGGCGCACTTTGCCGACATGCCCGATATTTCCATCGACTATGCGGTGGCGGAAAAGTCCAAGAAAGTGGCGGTCATCCCTTTTACCGGCTACTGGAACGACATCGGCTCCTGGGACGCCATTTACGAGGTCCTGGACAAGGACGCCGACGGCAACGCCGTGAAGGGCGACTGTCTGGCGCTGGACTGCGCAAGTTCGCTGCTCATGGGGCACAGCCGGCTGATTGCCGGCATCGGCCTGGAGGACGTGCTGGTGGTCGAAACCGATGACGTTATCCTTGTCGCCAAAAAAGGCGAGTCGCAGAAAGTCAAGGACCTGGTGGCCGAGCTCAAGGCCCGGGGGCGGCGCGAGGCCCAGGAACATACCACCGTCTACCGGCCGTGGGGCAGCTACACCGTGCTGGGCGAGGGGCCCGGCTACAAACTGAAGAAAATTGTCGTCAACCCCGGCCACCGCCTCAGCCTGCAGATGCACTACCACCGCAGCGAGCACTGGATCGTGATCGGCGGCACGGCCAAAGTGACTATCGGCGACACTGAGCAGATGGTGCATGAGAACGAGAGCGTGTTTGTGCCTCAGTCGACCAAGCACCGCCTGGAAAACCCGGGCCGCATCCCACTCGAGCTGATCGAGGTGCAGAACGGGAAATACCTGGAAGAGGACGATATTGTCCGGTTCGAGGACATTTACGGGAGAATGTAA
- a CDS encoding DnaJ domain-containing protein, giving the protein MARQESLFWDESYGEEIERKAASKTKPQLRRRKKAKREVEDYYALLGVDAAANPAALKRAYIAKTKEFPPETHPEEFQKIRAAYETLRDPAKRKEHDILLRYGETIEDLLREATSKPTITRNAITLLKRAVTIDPDHRGARLALAYAYFATGRLAEGCGQFYYMRRRAQPEELPALWRDLIKMLVQTRWEDEALAEAKRFLATYPREACAAWDVLYDAYETLGEGDDLIVTIEKIISEQKPPTPDDIILYVAWIQVADAVDWRDRVIRATKEARKFIKSFSAREDLSRIAAILRKESEKCYNDNDFDTAKILIDLALVADKSDTESKELSQRLVTISSLLREIELAQHDRKIFPPLIGLAMRWLNEEFDFFDEEIDDVIDNMLDEAEETLMDFGGIGGYYAAGVKYLKKKYPALYKHFEQRWQDLIKEKTANLNRDERRSFYF; this is encoded by the coding sequence ATGGCGAGGCAAGAAAGCCTGTTTTGGGACGAAAGTTACGGTGAAGAAATTGAACGAAAGGCGGCATCAAAAACCAAGCCCCAGCTTAGGCGCCGCAAAAAAGCCAAACGCGAGGTAGAGGACTATTACGCGCTGCTTGGCGTTGACGCCGCTGCCAATCCGGCAGCGCTCAAACGCGCCTACATTGCCAAAACCAAAGAATTTCCGCCGGAAACCCATCCGGAAGAGTTTCAGAAAATCCGTGCGGCCTACGAAACGCTGCGCGATCCGGCCAAGCGCAAGGAACATGACATCCTCCTCCGGTACGGGGAAACGATCGAGGACTTGCTGCGCGAGGCGACCAGCAAGCCGACAATTACCCGTAATGCCATAACTTTGCTCAAGCGGGCGGTGACTATCGATCCTGATCACCGGGGGGCCCGCCTCGCCTTGGCGTATGCGTATTTTGCTACCGGCCGGCTGGCAGAAGGGTGCGGGCAGTTTTACTATATGCGCCGCCGTGCCCAGCCCGAGGAGCTGCCCGCTTTATGGCGCGACCTGATAAAAATGCTGGTGCAGACCAGGTGGGAAGACGAAGCGCTGGCTGAGGCCAAACGGTTTTTGGCAACGTATCCGCGAGAGGCGTGCGCGGCGTGGGATGTGCTTTATGATGCATATGAAACGCTTGGTGAAGGTGACGATCTAATAGTAACGATTGAAAAGATAATTAGCGAACAAAAACCGCCGACGCCGGACGACATAATACTGTACGTTGCCTGGATCCAGGTGGCGGACGCGGTCGATTGGCGCGATCGAGTGATACGCGCTACCAAAGAAGCGCGCAAGTTTATTAAGTCATTCTCCGCGCGTGAAGATTTGAGCCGCATCGCCGCAATTTTGCGGAAAGAAAGCGAAAAATGTTATAACGACAACGATTTTGACACCGCGAAGATATTGATCGATCTGGCACTGGTTGCTGACAAAAGCGATACTGAGAGCAAAGAGTTGTCGCAGCGCTTGGTAACAATAAGTAGCCTCCTGCGCGAAATCGAGTTAGCTCAGCATGATCGAAAAATTTTCCCGCCGCTTATTGGTTTGGCGATGCGGTGGTTAAATGAAGAATTTGACTTTTTTGACGAAGAGATTGACGATGTAATAGACAACATGCTTGATGAGGCGGAAGAAACACTGATGGATTTTGGCGGGATTGGCGGTTATTATGCTGCCGGGGTCAAATATCTCAAGAAAAAATATCCTGCCTTATACAAGCATTTTGAGCAGCGCTGGCAAGACCTTATAAAAGAAAAAACCGCCAACCTCAACCGTGATGAACGCCGCAGCTTCTATTTCTAA
- a CDS encoding Hsp70 family protein, which translates to MTSYARPIVGIDLGTTNSAVAYINNGKPEIIPSPQGQRIIPSVVMIGLDGKVHVGETARAAQIAMPDRVVAAVKRKMGSTEPVTMAGQQFLPQEISAMILRELKSYVDAKFGPGEKEAVITVPAYFTDEQRRATKQAGELAGFIVERIINEPTAAAMAFGLERLEEDKHILVYDLGGGTFDVSIVEMMSGILEVKASAGNNHLGGEDFDWRLAEWLADKIRKAHGVNPMKDLRAKSLLKEQAERIKKELSTVDKVEIHLPLVTMKDDQPVGLSTTITRREFVALIDDLLAETIDCVRQVLADAGLTPGDIHDVLLVGGSTRIPRVRELITEFFKKEPRCDIHPDEAVALGAAVQAGLKAGILADSGMVVTDVAPFSLGIAVVGNYNGEERSGVFHAIIPRNTTVPVTRTHRFYTAAPGQTEAEIEIYQGEHKLVKHNHFLGKFRLKGIPPNWEESQPIDVTYRYNLNGILEVTAKCVANSKEASLTVHDALQRDSEEAFRQSLDKLQALYDQATAAENETGADDNEDDEDFDDLVQELYDDPAEYTYDKLHHQIKRLLLRVQVFSRDCDELTKRKLKKLEEKLVQTDASGDLEAMQQVIDEVTDALIEFELREE; encoded by the coding sequence ATGACTAGTTATGCGCGACCGATTGTAGGCATTGACCTGGGGACAACCAACTCGGCGGTTGCTTACATTAATAATGGCAAACCGGAGATTATCCCATCGCCGCAGGGACAGCGCATCATCCCCTCGGTGGTCATGATCGGCCTGGACGGCAAAGTGCATGTCGGCGAAACGGCCCGGGCGGCGCAGATTGCTATGCCTGACCGGGTCGTCGCTGCCGTTAAGCGCAAAATGGGTTCGACCGAGCCGGTCACCATGGCTGGGCAGCAGTTTTTACCCCAAGAAATCTCGGCAATGATCTTGCGTGAACTCAAAAGTTATGTCGATGCTAAATTTGGACCCGGCGAAAAAGAGGCGGTCATCACCGTCCCGGCCTATTTTACCGATGAACAGCGCCGGGCGACCAAACAGGCCGGTGAACTGGCCGGCTTTATCGTCGAGCGGATTATCAACGAGCCGACGGCGGCGGCCATGGCATTTGGCCTGGAGCGGCTGGAGGAAGATAAGCACATCCTGGTGTATGACCTGGGCGGCGGCACGTTTGACGTGTCGATTGTGGAAATGATGAGCGGTATTTTGGAAGTAAAGGCTTCGGCCGGCAACAACCATTTGGGCGGGGAGGATTTTGACTGGCGGCTGGCCGAGTGGTTGGCCGACAAAATTCGTAAAGCTCATGGCGTCAACCCTATGAAGGATTTGCGGGCCAAAAGCCTGCTCAAAGAACAGGCCGAGCGCATTAAAAAAGAATTATCGACCGTCGACAAAGTCGAAATCCACCTGCCGCTAGTCACCATGAAAGATGATCAGCCGGTCGGCCTGTCGACCACCATAACCCGCCGCGAGTTTGTCGCCCTCATCGACGACCTGCTGGCGGAAACGATTGACTGCGTGCGGCAGGTATTGGCCGATGCCGGCCTTACTCCCGGCGACATTCACGACGTGCTGCTGGTCGGCGGTTCGACTCGTATTCCCCGGGTGCGGGAGCTGATTACTGAATTTTTCAAAAAGGAGCCGCGCTGCGATATTCATCCGGATGAAGCCGTGGCGCTGGGGGCGGCGGTGCAGGCCGGGCTTAAGGCAGGGATACTAGCCGACAGCGGCATGGTTGTTACCGATGTCGCACCATTTTCGCTAGGCATTGCCGTCGTTGGCAATTACAATGGTGAAGAGCGCAGTGGCGTATTTCACGCGATCATTCCCCGCAACACCACCGTGCCGGTGACGCGGACCCATCGCTTTTACACCGCCGCACCGGGCCAGACCGAAGCGGAGATTGAGATTTATCAAGGCGAACACAAGTTAGTTAAACATAACCACTTTTTGGGCAAGTTCCGCCTGAAGGGCATTCCCCCCAACTGGGAAGAAAGCCAGCCAATAGACGTCACCTATCGCTATAACCTCAATGGTATCCTGGAGGTTACCGCCAAATGCGTGGCAAATAGCAAAGAGGCCAGCCTGACCGTGCACGATGCGCTGCAGCGCGACTCGGAAGAAGCATTCCGCCAGAGTTTGGACAAGCTGCAGGCGTTGTATGACCAGGCCACGGCCGCTGAGAATGAGACAGGCGCTGACGATAACGAGGACGACGAGGATTTTGACGATTTGGTACAAGAGCTTTACGACGATCCGGCAGAATACACATATGATAAATTGCATCATCAAATTAAGCGGCTCCTTCTGCGGGTGCAGGTATTTAGCCGGGATTGTGATGAGCTGACCAAGCGTAAACTTAAGAAACTGGAAGAGAAACTGGTGCAGACCGATGCTAGTGGTGATCTTGAGGCAATGCAGCAGGTGATTGACGAAGTGACCGATGCGCTCATTGAATTTGAGCTGCGGGAGGAATAA